From Rutidosis leptorrhynchoides isolate AG116_Rl617_1_P2 chromosome 3, CSIRO_AGI_Rlap_v1, whole genome shotgun sequence, a single genomic window includes:
- the LOC139896954 gene encoding F-box/FBD/LRR-repeat protein At1g13570-like, which translates to MMKTQRLSLDIISSLPQNIIETILTLMPIRDALRTSILSKKWRYSWMTMPKLVFDNNLVRAISGTGILLKYKLVNAIFHVLLLHSGPAILKFELSVNKLGMETEFDQIILFLSRRINVKCLIIENNSDPCYKLPTSFFLIKGLESLELFCCDFEPPLTFNGFNKLRDVYFEDVRVTAEVLQNFLSSCPLLEEVFLIADEKEYVDEKFINFETFFQSAPLIHTLYISKYYMKYMAAGGMPDKLPTSLHLKDVGLGVCLRERDVISSALCIIRSSPNLEQLSFQMYDNEKLPIKESSIKFVDLQYDLSLTLDHLTHFGIISFSNNVFEMECVKLIMAKSPVLTLARIQLEDKVSVDEELKILRDMIYRPFSRASPSAKLLIERPKTSS; encoded by the exons ATGATGAAAACTCAACGTCTAAGTTTAGATATAATCAGCTCCCTTCCTCAAAACATAATCGAAACAATTTTAACTCTTATGCCAATCCGAGATGCATTAAGAACGAGCATCTTGTCAAAGAAATGGAGGTATTCTTGGATGACCATGCCCAAACTTGTATTTGATAACAACTTGGTTCGAGCGATATCTGGTACTGGAATTTTGTTGAAATATAAACTAGTCAATGCGATCTTCCATGTTTTGTTACTACACAGTGGTCCGGCGATACTAAAGTTCGAGCTTTCTGTCAACAAATTGGGCATGGAAACCGAGTTTGACCAGATCATACTTTTTCTTTCAAGGAGAATTAATGTGAAATGTTTGATCATTGAAAATAATTCAGACCCCTGCTACAAATTACCTACATCGTTCTTTTTGATAAAAGGGTTAGAATCTTTAGAGCTATTCTGTTGTGATTTTGAACCTCCATTGACATTTAATGGATTTAATAAGTTGAGGGACGTGTACTTTGAAGACGTTCGGGTTACTGCTGAAGTGCTTCAAAATTTCCTCTCGAGTTGCCCACTACTTGAAGAAGTCTTTTTG ATTGCTGATGAAAAAGAATATGTAGATGAAAAATTCATTAATTTTGAAACGTTTTTTCAGAGTGcgcctttaattcatactttataTATCTCAAAGTATTACATGAAG tacaTGGCTGCAGGTGGTATGCCAGATAAGCTTCCGACTTCGCTTCACCTCAAAGATGTTGGTTTGGGTGTGTGCCTAAGGGAACGAGACGTCATATCATCTGCCCTTTGCATAATCAGGAGCTCCCCAAATCTAGAGCAACTTTCTTTTCAG ATGTATGATAATGAGAAGTTGCCAATTAAGGAAAGTTCCATCAAGTTTGTTGATCTCCAATACGACTTGAGTTTGACCTTAGATCATCTTACGCATTTTGGAATAATAAGTTTTAGTAACAATGTGTTTGAGATGGAATGTGTGAAACTCATCATGGCTAAGTCGCCTGTACTAACGTTAGCACGAATTCAGCTCGAAGACAAAGTTTCTGTTGATGAAGAATTGAAGATTCTTAGAGATATGATTTACCGGCCATTTTCCCGTGCATCGCCTTCAGCAAAATTACTTATTGAACGCCCAAAAACCTCTTCATAA
- the LOC139896955 gene encoding F-box/FBD/LRR-repeat protein At1g13570-like, with translation MKTQCRSSDIISSLPQNIIETILTLMPIRDALRTSILSKRWRYCWRTMPKLVFDHNLVEGGHLEKSRLVNAIFHVLLIHRGPTIIKFELDVTKLGMITEFDQIIFSLSRISNMKCLIIDTSDTFYKLPTSFFLIEGLESLELTGCDFEPRVTFNGFSKLRKMHFENVLVSAEELQHFLSSCPLLEELALIAREEGYVDEKFMNFVTFLRCVPLVHTLAISEYYMKYLAACGMPNKLSTSLHLKDVYLDVCLREQDVISSALCIIRSSPNLEKLYLLMYDNEKLPIKESSIKFVDLKDDLSLTLDHLKHFEILRFSNNVFEIEFVKLIMAKSPVLKIARIELKDNVSVDEELKIFRDMVYLPFPRASPSAKLLIERPPTSS, from the exons ATGAAAACTCAATGCCGAAGTTCGGATATTATCAGCTCCCTTCCTCAAAACATAATCGAAACAATTTTAACTCTTATGCCAATCCGAGATGCATTGAGAACCAGCATTTTATCAAAGAGATGGAGGTATTGCTGGAGGACTATGCCCAAACTTGTATTTGATCATAACCTGGTTGAAGGTGGACATTTGGAGAAATCTAGGCTTGTCAATGCGATCTTCCATGTTTTGTTAATACATCGTGGTCCGACTATTATAAAGTTTGAGCTTGATGTCACCAAATTGGGCATGATAACCGAGTTTGACCAGATCATATTTTCTCTTTCAAGGATTAGTAATATGAAATGTTTGATCATTGATACTTCAGACACCTTCTATAAACTACCCACATCCTTCTTTTTAATAGAAGGATTAGAATCTTTAGAGCTAACGGGTTGTGATTTTGAACCTCGGGTGACATTTAATGGATTTAGTAAGTTGAGGAAGATGCACTTTGAAAATGTTCTGGTTTCTGCTGAAGAGCTTCAACATTTCCTCTCGAGTTGCCCCCTACTTGAGGAACTCGCTTTG ATTGCTCGTGAAGAAGGATATGTAGATGAAAAATTCATGAATTTTGTAACGTTTCTCCGGTGTGTGCCTTTAGTTCATACTTTAGCTATCTCAGAGTATTACATGAAG TATTTGGCTGCATGTGGTATGCCAAATAAGCTTTCGACTTCGCTTCACCTCAAAGATGTTTATCTGGATGTGTGCCTAAGGGAACAAGATGTAATTTCGTCTGCCCTTTGCATAATCAGGAGCTCCCCAAATCTTGAGAAACTTTATCTTCTG ATGTATGATAATGAGAAGTTGCCGATTAAGGAAAGTTCCATCAAGTTTGTTGATCTCAAAGACGACTTGAGTTTGACCTTAGATCATCTTAAGCATTTTGAAATATTACGTTTTAGTAACAATGTGTTTGAGATTGAATTTGTGAAACTCATCATGGCTAAGTCGCCTGTACTAAAGATAGCACGAATTGAGCTTAAGGACAATGTTTCTGTTGACGAAGAATTGAAGATTTTTAGAGACATGGTTTATCTGCCATTTCCCCGTGCATCACCTTCAGCAAAATTACTTATCGAACGCCCACCAACTTCTTCATAA